The following nucleotide sequence is from Acetobacteroides hydrogenigenes.
TCGTTGCACCGGCTGATTGTTGTAACTACGCGAAGATGGCTGTCCAAAGAAAAATTCGAAGAACGGATCGACTTGTGGTACCTCTGTTGTGTAGGTTTTGACGTGAACTACGCTGTTAACAGATTGTTCTGCAGCATAGGTAAAATTCACATTTCCAGCCGTACTACCGGCCTGTTCGCTAACTAAGCTAAGCTGAGGGTTTAGCAAATCTTGGGTGGTAACAAATCTTTTTTGCATAATGGTAATTGCCAAAATTGACGAAACGGCACCACCAAGTAATGCAGCAGCAACAATTGCAAATAAATTTTGTCTTTTCATATGCGTTCGATTTAACATTACACTCTAAACATGTCAACTGACAAAATAGCAGCCAAACTCCTGAAAAATTTCACCTATAGACATATTGATCTAAACTTTCGAGGTGTAAGTCAAAATTCAGAGCCCCTTATCATAGATTTTCAGGATAACACAATAACTCAAAAGTGGTGCCTTTTATTACATCCGTTACCTCAGTCTAACACAGATTAACCCAAATAAAAAGAAGGGATTATCTCGGTTATTCGAATCAAACAGCTACCTTAGGAACATTAAACGCGAACAAAAATGATATTGAAGTTTGAAAAATACCAAGGTGCAGGTAACGACTTTGTCATTATAGACAATCGAGAAGGTAAATTCCAACCAAGTATAGACACCGTTGAAATGCTATGTGACAGAAACTTTGGAGTAGGTGCTGATGGCCTAATGCTCCTTGAGAAGGACGAAAAGAACGATTTCTACATGCGCTACTTCAACGCCGATGGTAAAGAATCTACAATGTGCGGTAACGGAGGACGATGCATTTCCGTTTTTGCAAAATCGCTAGGTCTTGGTTCTCCCGAGAAAGTTGTTTTTAACAGCATAGACGGCCTACACGAGGCTTTTTTTATCGAAGAAGACGGAGAAATTTTCGTAAAACTTAAGATGATCGATGTAAAAGAAATCGAAGAACACGACGATTACTACTTCATAAACACAGGGTCACCTCACTATGTAAAGTTTGTCGAAGACCTTGAAGAGATGGATGTTTTTGAAGAGGGACAAGCAGTTAGAAATGACCCCAAATTTGCTCCAGGAGGAACAAATGTAAATTTTGTGGAAATTTTTGACGACGAAATCTTCGTACGCACCTACGAACGTGGAGTAGAAGATGAAACCCTAGCCTGTGGAACAGGATCGACAGCGGCTGCAATTGCAACAGCCCTTTTCCTAGAGTCGGATCAGAATAATTGGGATATTGAAGTTATGGGAGGAAATCTTCACGTATCATTCGACAGAAGAGATGATGGAACCTTTGAAAACGTATGGCTTACAGGTCCTGCCGAAAAAGTTTTTGAAGGGACAATCAACGTAGATTAAAAAAAGTAGAATAAACATTATAGGCTTAACGCAAAAAGGTTCAAACAACGATTTGAACCTTTTTTATTGTATTACAACTAAAATTTCTTAGACCCTCCACTCTCTCAACTACACGAAAGCATGCCTTTGTGTAATTCATAACATCCTAAATAAAAGCAAACTAACAAACTTAAAGTAGCTAATTATTTCATAAATCAAGCTACAAAGCACGGTTTTACTCAGAGTCCTTGTAACCTTTCCTTAGTGCAAGCGTCCTAAAAGAGTTAAAACACCAGAAAGTGCAATGATAAAACTTGAAGACATCAATAAAACATACTACAACGGTAGTCCGTTGCATGTACTAAAGGGCATAGATCTAGACATTCATAAAGGCGATTTCGTTTCTATCATGGGGGCTTCTGGATCGGGAAAATCAACTCTGCTCAACATCTTAGGCATTCTCGACAACTACGACACTGGGGTTTACCGCCTAAACGACGTTTTAATCAGCAATCTAAGCGAAAAACGAGCGGCAGAATACCGCAACCGAATGATTGGATTTGTC
It contains:
- the dapF gene encoding diaminopimelate epimerase, which encodes MILKFEKYQGAGNDFVIIDNREGKFQPSIDTVEMLCDRNFGVGADGLMLLEKDEKNDFYMRYFNADGKESTMCGNGGRCISVFAKSLGLGSPEKVVFNSIDGLHEAFFIEEDGEIFVKLKMIDVKEIEEHDDYYFINTGSPHYVKFVEDLEEMDVFEEGQAVRNDPKFAPGGTNVNFVEIFDDEIFVRTYERGVEDETLACGTGSTAAAIATALFLESDQNNWDIEVMGGNLHVSFDRRDDGTFENVWLTGPAEKVFEGTINVD